In Alphaproteobacteria bacterium, the following proteins share a genomic window:
- a CDS encoding ABC transporter substrate-binding protein has product MSGPDAPIRIGYIPLLDAAPVLVAARKGFAAAEGLDLALVRETSWATIRDRLAVGHLDAAHILAPMPIAANLGLTPMPSPMVVPMTLGIGGNTVTVSRALWQSLAAQGARPDFDPAAAAAALAAEVRARRSAGGATLTFGIVHAFSTHHYALAYWLAHAGIQPGRDVELTVLPPSLMEAALAGGHIDGFCAGEPWGSLAAEGGAAILTTGAHIWRTSPEKVLGVRAAWAESNPDALARLLRAVCRAAAWCDAAENRAELAALLAEPAAVNRPAAVIGRSLARRLPTPDGGERAVADFLTFADKAATFPWLSHALWLYTQMVRWGQAEHSPANLALARRTYRPALYRAALAGLDLPVPAANAKVEGMLDRATPVGSPSGTLWLGPDGFFDGRVFDPDRIDAYIAAVSDPI; this is encoded by the coding sequence ATGAGCGGACCGGACGCCCCCATCCGGATCGGATACATCCCGCTGCTGGATGCGGCACCGGTCCTGGTCGCTGCCCGCAAGGGCTTTGCCGCGGCGGAGGGGCTGGACCTCGCGCTGGTGCGGGAGACGTCATGGGCAACGATCCGCGACCGGCTGGCGGTCGGCCATCTCGACGCCGCCCACATCCTGGCGCCGATGCCGATTGCCGCCAATCTGGGCCTGACGCCGATGCCCTCGCCCATGGTCGTGCCGATGACGCTGGGCATTGGCGGCAACACGGTGACGGTCTCGCGCGCGCTCTGGCAGAGCCTGGCGGCGCAGGGCGCCCGGCCGGACTTCGACCCCGCCGCCGCGGCGGCCGCCCTGGCGGCGGAGGTGCGGGCGCGCCGGAGCGCGGGCGGGGCGACGCTGACCTTCGGCATCGTGCATGCCTTTTCCACCCACCATTACGCGCTCGCCTACTGGCTGGCGCATGCGGGCATTCAGCCGGGGCGGGACGTGGAGTTGACGGTGCTGCCGCCCTCGCTGATGGAGGCAGCGCTGGCCGGCGGGCATATCGACGGCTTCTGCGCCGGCGAGCCCTGGGGCAGCCTGGCGGCGGAAGGCGGGGCGGCGATCCTGACCACCGGCGCCCATATCTGGCGCACCAGCCCGGAAAAGGTGCTGGGCGTGCGCGCCGCCTGGGCCGAGTCGAATCCGGATGCGCTCGCCCGCCTGCTGCGCGCGGTCTGCCGCGCCGCGGCCTGGTGCGATGCGGCGGAGAACCGGGCGGAACTGGCGGCGTTGCTGGCGGAGCCGGCCGCCGTCAACCGCCCGGCGGCCGTGATCGGGCGCAGCCTGGCGCGCCGGCTGCCGACGCCGGACGGCGGCGAGCGGGCGGTGGCGGATTTCCTCACCTTTGCCGACAAGGCCGCAACCTTCCCCTGGCTCAGCCACGCGCTCTGGCTTTACACCCAGATGGTGCGCTGGGGGCAGGCGGAGCACTCGCCCGCCAATCTGGCGCTGGCGCGCCGCACCTATCGGCCGGCGCTGTACCGGGCGGCGCTCGCCGGGCTGGATCTGCCGGTGCCGGCGGCGAACGCGAAGGTGGAGGGCATGCTGGACCGGGCGACGCCGGTGGGCTCGCCCAGCGGCACGCTCTGGCTCGGGCCGGACGGATTTTTCGACGGCCGCGTGTTCGACCCGGACCGGATCGACGCCTATATCGCCGCGGTTTCGGACCCGATTTAG
- a CDS encoding ABC transporter substrate-binding protein — protein sequence MSKPANPWPSPARAVRDPGRGGAFSRRSLLAGAAALATAVLMAVPAAADMLPVEKDELKFGFIKLTDMAPLAVAYEKGYFEDEGLFVTLEAQANWKVLLDRVITGQLDGAHMLAGQPLAATIGFGTKAHIVTPFSMDLNGNGITVSNEVWEMMKPHIPTRADGRPQHPISAAALKPVIGAFKDQGKPFKMGMVFPVSTHNYELRYWLAAGGINPGFYAPTDVSGTILADALLSVTPPPQMPATLEAGTINGYCVGEPWNQAAVFKKIGVPVITDYEIWKNNPEKVFGLTAEFARENPNTVLALTKALIRAAIWLDENDNANRPEAVEILSQSNYVGADYDVIANSMTGTFEYEAGDKRPVPDFNVFFRHFATYPYYSDAVWYLTQMRRWGQIAEAKPDAWYADTAKSVYRPDIYLKAARLLVDEGLAKDSDFPWTTDGFREPTPAADIIDGIPYDGRRPNAYLDSLAIGLKGDQRVEGGAVLGQLKP from the coding sequence ATGAGCAAACCGGCAAACCCCTGGCCCAGCCCCGCCCGTGCCGTGCGCGATCCGGGCCGCGGCGGCGCCTTTTCGCGGCGCTCGCTGCTGGCCGGCGCGGCCGCGCTCGCCACCGCCGTCCTGATGGCCGTTCCGGCCGCGGCCGACATGCTGCCGGTCGAAAAGGACGAGCTGAAATTCGGCTTCATCAAGCTGACCGACATGGCGCCGCTCGCGGTCGCCTACGAGAAGGGCTATTTCGAGGACGAGGGCCTGTTCGTCACGCTGGAAGCCCAGGCCAACTGGAAGGTGCTGCTGGACCGGGTCATCACGGGCCAGTTGGACGGCGCCCACATGCTGGCGGGCCAGCCGCTGGCCGCCACCATCGGCTTCGGCACCAAGGCCCACATCGTCACGCCCTTTTCCATGGACCTGAACGGCAACGGCATCACCGTCTCGAACGAGGTCTGGGAGATGATGAAGCCGCACATCCCGACGCGGGCCGACGGCCGGCCGCAGCATCCGATCAGTGCGGCCGCGCTGAAACCGGTGATCGGCGCGTTCAAGGACCAGGGCAAGCCGTTCAAGATGGGCATGGTCTTCCCGGTCTCGACCCACAATTACGAGCTGCGCTACTGGCTGGCGGCGGGCGGCATCAATCCCGGCTTCTATGCGCCGACCGATGTGAGCGGCACGATCCTGGCCGACGCGCTGCTGTCGGTGACGCCGCCGCCGCAAATGCCGGCGACGCTGGAGGCCGGCACGATCAACGGCTATTGCGTCGGCGAGCCCTGGAACCAGGCCGCGGTGTTCAAGAAGATCGGCGTGCCGGTCATCACCGATTACGAGATCTGGAAGAACAACCCGGAAAAGGTGTTCGGCCTCACCGCGGAATTCGCCAGGGAGAACCCGAACACGGTGCTGGCGCTGACCAAGGCGCTGATCCGGGCGGCGATCTGGCTGGACGAGAACGACAACGCCAATCGGCCGGAAGCGGTCGAGATCCTGTCGCAGTCCAACTATGTCGGCGCGGATTATGACGTGATCGCCAATTCCATGACCGGCACGTTCGAGTACGAGGCCGGCGACAAGCGGCCGGTGCCGGACTTCAACGTCTTTTTCCGGCATTTCGCCACCTATCCCTATTACTCGGATGCGGTCTGGTATCTGACCCAGATGCGCCGCTGGGGCCAGATCGCCGAGGCGAAGCCGGACGCCTGGTACGCCGACACCGCGAAAAGCGTCTACCGCCCGGACATCTACCTGAAGGCCGCCCGCCTGCTGGTGGACGAGGGGCTGGCGAAGGACAGCGATTTTCCCTGGACCACGGACGGGTTCCGCGAGCCCACGCCCGCCGCCGACATCATCGACGGCATTCCCTATGACGGCCGCCGGCCGAACGCCTATCTCGACAGCCTCGCCATCGGCCTGAAGGGCGATCAGCGGGTCGAGGGTGGCGCCGTGCTGGGCCAGTTGAAGCCATAG